The nucleotide sequence gcaccatccttctatcattcatgaacgcacaccagcgcacttccaaagcattacaaattgcacaattacaatgggaaacataattagaataaagatattacaaaatactgtacatctcatgatgagtagttattcaccatcatttgcaaattggtaatgacggttaaaagtgattagggagaggcgagagacattatggagcacagctgaaggcgcactgtcacgagatataagcaactcctctgcaggataaatgttgttttattcagtcatttgagcaatattagggtaagtgttgctttttccagcctatgttttcgatggtaacccattgtcagtcaatagtgaaagtacagtaactgcatataactgtcttgttgttgactgacaccatggtgaagttagtttcactttgccaatgagttcaaataatagacaagtACAAATGTGTGagggctatgctaggttttagtaaagcatggtttagtggaatgaccattccatacggtcttgcaagcagcctcctttGAATGCACcattgactgtcaaaataccgatgcattcttTGACATCGCGccttaaagggaatgacagatgtcattgtcattggtttaaatgatgttacgcccaaaacacacccccatgactgattaagaaacctaggaacaccttgtcgtgccatgcgctcgacgtttgataacgaaaacactcccaatgtggactggacatcctactaaatttgaataagcttttgacgagtgacgatgcgctttagaatgtcatgatagggcccttagtCTCTTTACAAAATCTTTATAAAGCTCTTTTTCTTAACCTACTTTACATTGATGTGCCATGCCTAGGCCATATGACCTTGTGATTGTCAAAGGCTTTGTATGACTGATAAAACATCTCTGTCTGCCTGCGTACTGttctcacttgtgtgtgtgtgtgtgtgtgttttcaggttttctGGTCAGACATCTGGATGAGTGCCTGATGTTTGTGCATGAGTCCCAATCTGACCCCTGTCTGCTGGCTGACCAAGGGCTGATGTTCACTCTGTACTCAGCAGTCTGTCTCTggtaagacagacacacacacacataagctctTGAGCTTAAATGAACCCTTATCCATGTGGGACATCAGCTGACATCACTCGCTCGCGCTCTCTCCAATGTCCAAGGACTCCACAGTTACAtaataagatagatagatagatagatactttattgatccccaggggaaattcaagcaaaaTAAGTGCAGTCTATGGGCTGCACTCTGTGCAAGCAAAACCACATGGTTGTACAGTATTTGCTCGAAGAGACAACGACTAGTTGGTAAATACTCCAGCCCGGACTGAAGGTACAGTAAGTTGGTAACTTTCGTAGGCCTCAACCATAGCTTATACACACACGGAAGAgtaacaaaatacacacacacagggatatgcagtgtttcccacagaattgaattctatttgtggtggtaggtttgcagaattaacttgaatgcaacagtttttatcaaattagcgcagcgtggttatggtgctaaccagatttaagcacaatttagtacaacctggaaaatcattgtgtggtggtcaatgttgatattgtggtgggccgccacaaataagtcaatgtatgggaaacactggatatGCCAGGTAAGATACTAGACAAGAGAGTGGAAGATTGTTTGTTTGACGACCGaaaaacaatacacacatacacactcttaacaCCCTCTCACTGACACATGCCATAAACActccatgacacacacatacacttacacacaacactAAGTATGTGCTTTGTCACCCTCTGCTTTGTttgtgtgggcttgtgtgtgtgtgtgtgtgtgtgtgtgtgtgtgtgtgtatggacatgtatgaatgtgtgtgtgtgtgtgtgcgtttcaaGGTACGTGAGGCTGGGTGACTGGCCGCAAGCGCGTCTATTTTACACCAAGGCGACTAATGTGTACCGTGAGGCACCGTCCAGCCTGTTGGCCATCGGTGGCAACGTCATGTTCCTGGAGCTGCGGGTGCTGCTGTTCAGGAAAGCCCTGTTGGAGAACAACGCGCACATCCAGGACATCTACCGCAGAGCACTCAAGGTCGCCCAGCACATAGCACACTACACTAGGGCCCGTTTCCCACACATGCATGGAGCCCAGCGGGAGACCAAGCTTGTCTGGGGGAAATCTCCATTGCAGTTGTCTTTTAGTCAGGACTAGACTTAACGCGTGTACAGGAATCTCCATTAGACTTAACGCGTGTACAGGAATCTCCATTGCAGTTGTCTTTTAGTCAGGACTAGACTTAACGCGTGTACAGGAATCTCCATTGCAGTTGTCTTTCAGTCAGGACTAGACTTAACGCGTGTACAGGAATCTCCATTGCAGTTGTCTTTTAGTCAGGACTAGACTTAACGCGTGTACAGGAATCTCCATTGCAGTTGTCTTTCAGTCAGGACTAGACTTAACGCGTGTACAGGAATCTCCATTGCAGTTGTCTGTTAGTCAGGACTAGACTTAACGCGTGTACAGGCACGCTGCTCTAAATGCTCCAGTGGTCTAATTTGACGTAACTTTTATTTCTGACTGCATGTCTGGCAAATGACTTGCCTGAATGTGTAGTTATGGGGTTTGGCAAAAAACATCATAATGTCCTGCCAATGCCCatttgtatctgtctgtctgtctgtttgattgatttcttccttcttccttctctctgttcttccttCTGTGTTTAGTGGTTTTTGTGTTAGAGGAGCCCCAGTAAGATCTCATAACTCACATGATGACATTGATCAATAACATGTTTAATGGACTTCTATcggtctctctccttctgtctgtcctcctctttctccttctgccGGTCTTGCTCTCCTGCCTGttttgctctctttctgtctctccctctcctcctgcctgtTTTGCTCTCTCCTTCTGCCTGGGCTGGTGTGTAGTGCTTTGCTGAGTTCAGACAGCGCTTCAGAGGCAACCAGCTGTACCAGCCGCGGCTGCTGCACCTGCAGGCCTACATGAACCAGCTGGCAGGCCACAGGAGCACAGCCACGCAGCTGCTGCACAGGGCCCTGCTGCTGTGCGACGCGCAGGGCAACAAGCTGGAGAGGAGCTGGATCCAGCAGAGCCAGGtagcaagtacacacacacacatacatacacgcacacacacacacacacacgcgcgcgcgtaTGGAGTTACATTTGTTCCACTTTCATGAGCGAGCAGCAGCACAATTTGAGCgcagaaaaatattttgagcgagcacacaaattatattttgatAAAAAATGAAACTCGAGCACAAAAAAACGTACTGTAGTTGAGCAAACAGGAATCTATGCTGTGCTCCACAAATGGCTTTGCCTGTTTGCTAATATCAATATGAATGTGCAACATCAGCCCCCTTTCTTTTGTGCTCGAGTTTTATTTTTCCTCATAATATAATTTGTGTGCTTCCTCATAAAAGTAGAACAAATGTAACTCCATATGCGCTAGgtaacaagtacacacacacacacacattcacgcatatacgcacacacacacatgcacgcatgcacaaacacacacacactcaaacacacacacacatgcgcacacacacacacacagtaggatgTATGATGCACTTGTGCACTCATATTAGGCATTGTAAGTATTGGAGCACAGCCAGACACGTGtagttacacacacatcaccgcACCCAAATGTCACACTGTGAATTGGGAGTCCTTTTACAGCACCAGGACGTGTTGTGAACAGTGATGTTCCTCTTCCTCCAGGCTGCCTGGGAGGCCCAGTTTCGGCAGGACCAACAGAAGAAGTTCCAGGCCTCCTGGCTCATCGCCACACTGACCATGCCCATATGGGACGAGTTGTACCCGCCGTCGCTGGACGAGCTCCTGGAGCATCGCTACGTGCTGACCGTGCCCAGACGGCGCTTGACCGCCAAGGTGTCCGCTGTGCTCCAGCCATTCACCGTGACGGAGGAGGAGCCGCACAGGGACACGAGGGACTCCGAGACGCACGTGCAACGGGCGAAAGGCTCAGATACCTCCACAAGAATTTCTGACACACGGGGGAAAACACCTCACAGCGAGAGAGATTCCAAGGCGGGGGGTGCACAGACGGCTCTGAGAGAGATTCCAAGACGAGGGTGCAGCAGGCAAACGGCTCAGAGACCTCCAGGGAAACCCCCGAGACACAGGTGCAGACCCTTTTGACCTCTGTGGAAGACTCGGAGACAGGGCTCCAGCGAGGCATAACCTCTGCGACTCCCACAACCAATCAGACATCTAGGAGTCCTAGTGCCTAGGAGTCCGAGTGAATGGCTTTAAATACACATGTTGCTTCAATAGCTGTGTCTCTAGGTGTCATTTCTTTCTTCTGTTGCTGTTACAGATGACCTCATTCAAAAGACTGTATAATGACTGACCTGATTTCTCCACTTGTACACACAGtcatgttacagtttttctcattCGATTTGGTACAattttcagatcagaattgaaattctcaaaactacCTGTTCAATCTTCAGCCCAGGTAATTTCCcgaccccaccccatctctctcccatttgCTTCCTGTGGTATTAAAAGCAGAACAAGCTTGTATACATGACCAAAAATAGTTGATCTTACATGTATGATCATCTCTAGTACAAATATGTTTGATATTTGCCTTGATTATTTAGCACTCTTTCATCATTTGTTTTTGAAGGTGAAGGAAGCCACACTAATACATAATAtaactttattatttttaaatcagTCAAACTTTGTtcacacagaacagaacaagCATATACTAACACTACTGATTgacaaataattgaaaaaatggaaaaggtacaagaaagaaagaaagaaaatgtctCCCCTATATCTTTTGTGTACTGCAGAGCATACTAATGGACACATTGTACACACAGGGTTAAACTGAACTGATTTACATTCAAGATTTAATTACAACAGAGGCTGTCTTGAAACTGAACATCAATAGAAACAGTCAACATTTCTAACATTAATAAAAATACTCTTTTATACCCTATAACAGACAGGCCCACTGGAGGcaaaattaaaaatgtatgtatatatatggaAACTTCACTGGAAAATAGAATACATACCTGTCCATTATCAGGAATCATTAAAACAATTAAACGTAATAGCGGGAAAAATAAGAATGAAGCTGATATCCCTGAAGCAAGCGGAGACAATGTATACAGATCGGTCACGCAGGAGCTGTTTCTACAGCATCTGCTACACATTTATGTTTAAGCTTTCTGTCGTAATTGTCTGTCTCTCAACGTCCTGCTTGTTTCTTTATGTCAGAATGGAGTGACCTCGTCTTGTGTTCTTGGATTGGGCTGGTCTTGATTTTATCTAAGTTTTGATAAGATTTCTGATCACTGTGAATTTGGAAGGAGTTCCTCACCTTTCTCTAATTTATCAAGTGAATTTGGAAGGAGTTCCTCACCTTTCTCTAATTTGGCTATGCACTCTGCCTTTTGTTTGATGGCCATCAGGGACTTAACTTGTTCACCCCAGCCTGGTATGGCCTCAGCTTTCTCTCAGCTCAATGAGCATGTCAATGTACTCTGGAGTGGAGAGGGGATTTGGCTTCAGGGCTCTCTTTTAGTCTGTTCAGACACTCAGCAGAGGTCTCCATCAATTCCACTACCTCTAGCCTAATTGTACATCATCATATTCAGCTGTCAGTTCAACCAATGCCTCATCGCAAATTTCATTAACTGTCTCGTGGCTGAGTCGGTGCTCTGTGGACTTGGCCGGAGCTTGCATCCTATCTCTCCTTTTcacctctgagtaagagtaggcccaCGAGacacaataggttttgaccatacatatttatgtatatagttactctacatcgagagaccaataggtacaagacatcagtcaaaaacaattgaatctagcCACACTAGTTCACCTACAGGTAGCCAGAaccaagaggacaatctcacttcataagaaaatcgaacctacaatGCTGGGACAAGTcacctgctttagccactacaccatttatcacTGTGCTGATTTTAAGAGTCTATCAAAAAGCAAGGCATACTCAAATTAACATAAACAGCAAGAATGAGACAAGTAGGGGAGTCTGTCTCTTAATGAAAAtgaagctacaggatagatcaatcattgggtcacgagataaacatccactttgtaatttttggttaggcggttgtgattttttgttaggcgctccggacaccaactggaactaccaaggaacgacacaagtgcaACTGCCCAGGGGCTCGTTTCTAGAAAGTgtcgtttgctaacttgcgtcgcaaccttggtagttcgctccatcgttcttggatttggtgtttctagaaagggtagtttgaaatctcaatcgcaaacaaggacgcaaagtttggtcggttgaactactgcccctaggcagtcgcacttgtcgttccttggtagttcccaGTCAATGGGCGTATCATGTAGCATTACGGCAcagtggtcatgggaaatgttggaagtaggcctactgccaGGGGAATATATGACCGAGAGCACGtaatgcctcatgcatcaccagccaaactggctagtaagtttttattaacacccgccaaaattaattttaacccgcatttggcgggtgttaatttagaaccctggttACCATTATCTGTAactgtttcttttctctgtgtgtgtgtgtgtgtgtctgtaggggtGCCCAGTGTCACCATTATCTGtaactgtatctgtgtgtgtgtgtgtactaggggTGCAGTGTCACCATTATCTGTatctatatctgtgtgtgtgtgtgtgtgtgtgtgtgtctgtactagGGGTGCACAGTGTCAGCATTATCTGTATCTGTAATCAGTGCCGCTGCTGGCAATTTGGGTGCCCAAAGCAGAACTGTGCCGCTCTGCTGTTACTGAGGACTCACTGGTAGGATCCTTAGAGTGCGGTCAGTATTGAAGTATGGAAACACTCTCtcagtaaaagtgtgtgtgaaagtgtataggtgtgtgttatTATCAGGGTCAGAGAATAACACCTTTCCTCTGTCCCAGTCCAGCTGCACTCTGATCCTCTGGAGTTTCTGCTTCATTGTGAGGAGAGTGGGGGCATGAGGAGCACATGCTCCGTATACAGCACCAtcatacaacacacaccaccGTCCACTCCTGAAGCTGTAGTCTCCCTTCCTCAAGACACCCTCTGTCATCACACCCACATTCCACATTGAGTTCTCTCCAACCTCCACATCCTAGCTGTGAGTCCCTGAGTTAAAGCCCACAGAGCCCAGGGCGCTGCCGTACTTATCAAATCTCTTTGGGTTATTTTTAACATATGTCATCCTGGTCAGATTTTCAGACAGGATGAGATCTGGGTGTGCAGTGTTGGGATCCAGAGCCACAGGAGCTGCAgataaaataacacacacacacgagcatgtGCAGAAAACTCAGGAGTTTCACACTGAAATGAAATCGAAACCAGATACCAATAGAatcagaaaataataaatatggtAATAATTGTGGTATATGTATCTGTATGTCTCCCTCAGTCTGCATGTCTGAGTTTACTACAGTTCCGTTAGACCTTTACCATACATACTGAAAAATAGGAacagaacactgtgtgtgtctgtctgtgtttattaTACTGACCAATCTTTTGGATCATTTTCTTCACGAGTGTGCCCTCCAGGTTGTCCAGGTGTTTTGCCACATTGATCTGAACCGTCTCTAGATCCTGCTGTGTGCACTGGGGTGTTGGTGCTGCTGTGGGTGCGGGTTCAGAACtacagagaggagacagacaaGAGGCAGATCCAAGAATATCCCACTTTTTTAATGACATTaacataacattttttttaatgacattgaCATAACATTTCAATATTATCCATGGAATAGTacatcattcatttcattcTATGTAGGAGGAATTTCATGACATCCAGAAAATTCAATGAATGGCCTGAGATCAATGAATGGTGTACTGAATAGCCTGGCATCAATGAATGGTGTACTAAATAGCCTGGCATCAATGAATGGTGTACTAAATAGCCTGGCATCAATGAATGGTGTACTGAATGGTTCAGCAATTGATATCCTGGATGAACCCTGATGAATCTGCAAActcatttgaatttgctctgcagtaTAGTTTTAGATTAGACTAAGTCTTGTTCAGATTAGTCACACTTGTTTCTGAATCACTAAATATCCAGGAATCAATCATAACCACTTATTCGGCAGGGGGCCGAATGAACTGGCTTTAAATTAAGAATGAACTGGCAATAGAAAAGGCTAGGAAAATGTAAAGTGTTTTTACTCTTGTCTGTTTAAGGGTTGAAAAGGTAGGACTTTTCCAGGATTTCCATGGCCGTTGAAAACCTGTAGATCACTCACCTTTCCGCTGTGCTATTCTGtgaaaaaataaagagagattAGATCATAATTACTCTCCCTAAACAGTATAATCAAAATAGATTAATATGTGAATGCAAATACCATTATTAATGTTACTACAATCAATGATCATATCTAAATATGAAATGATGTTTATCAtcaaaaagaaaacatgttctTACATGCAGGGATGTGACATCATCAGTTCTTATATTTTCTGCCATGGCTCTCATTTTGTCAAAGAGATGAgatctctctgttcatctcctCAATCTTCATCTCCTCAATCTTCATCTCCTCAATCTTCTCCATCatgctcctcctccaccctcagtGCAgccattttggctgtcacttcATCTTGTAGAAACTGGTCAAACTTCTTATATCCTTTGTTGATCCGCTTCACTGTGTACTGGCCTGAGTCtaaataaaacaacatgtaACAAATCTGAATTGTATACATGATGAGATGTCAGTTACATCTAAAATATAGTCCTATTATATGTATAATACAAATGCATATCACATAAGATTCTATAACATACAAGCTAAATGACATTATTTGTCGTTGACAATGCTACATCTTAATAGTCTGATCTATATCTCACCCTAATTTTATCTTCTGTTTGGTCATAGATGAGTCTCTGTTCTTCAAAAGCCTTCTGCTTCTCCAGCATGGGCTGCAGTCTGACCTCTATCACCTTCTGTAATGAATGCATACTTTATTGCAGAGTCATTTCACTGGGGTGTCTCTATTTaccttattcacatggcggtcattgtaaaccaaaacgaggccaTGGGGTACCCAAACCAGTATTGttgtgttctatgcattcaccaaTAAGTGGCGAGAACTCATTAAAGATATAATTAGTGTACCCCATAGCCTCGTTTTGGTCTACCTTACTGCACTTCAGAGGAGAATCTGACACATTATACTGCATATGATCCAAGTTGTGTGGCACGAGCGTGGTCGtgggacagtggtgtgtgtatagtaGCATACAGCAGGAGTTTTGCTTCAACTGATGATCAAGTTCATTTATTTTTCAGTAATTTTGCATTTCGTGTTCTTGATGTAATAATTTTGATTGCTTTGTCTGCCAAGTAATTTGTTgctgtgtatgggtatgtaaaACTTGCTGGTTTCCTCTTGTTGTCCCAAGAATAGGTTTACCTGCTAAGGACCAAGGATGTGTGGCAAGAAGGGTGTGTGATATGACTGAATGGTGTTGTCCCAAGAATACACTGAGTGTTACCTGCTCTGCTTATCCAGGACCAAGGATGCAGAGGACAAGAAGGGTGTGTGATATGACTGGAATGGTCAGATAAGATCATTTTTTTATGAGGTCCACACGCGATGGGGCCCTTAGACAAAGGGAGGTGTGTTGATCCAGCATCTTCCACACCTCTCATAACACTCACTCCAGCCAAATGTGTTGCATCCTCCTTCCCATGTCCCTCTTATAGGTGTACAGAGTATATGGAGAGCTACCCATCCCTTCCacattgtgtcttttgtgtagttCACACACAGTTGTGGTTCAGACTTTGGAAactgaaatatttttattttttggaaacctaaatgagtgtcagccctcctttttatgttgcagtgtcaccataccttcctcccagtcttttttgcatttgttcctGTTCCTTGTTGtaaacacacattgaaaactTCAAAAAATCTATTGAAAACCTGACATGTATCAGTCATCCTTTTCATGCTGTGGTCTCACCAGCTGGCTGAAATATAAGTTACAAGTGTTTAATTGAAACAGTTGATTGCTTATTGAGTTACAAGTGTGTTATTGAACCAGTGGGTGTCTTATTTTGCAGAATTGATCAAACCTTTCACATTTacttatttgtttatgtatttttgaCAGATGTTTATGGCTTAGTCTTAAAATATTACCAAGGCTGTGTGGTGACCACCCTTATGCTATTTCGAACAGATTTAATGCATTGATCAAACTTTAAGATCAACATTGAAGGTGTTAGGCTACTGATtggtatttttatatatatatatatatatatatatatatatatatatatatatatattatatatatatatatatatagatacgTTTATGGCTAGTCTTACAATGATCAAAGCTGTGTGGtagatttggggggggggggcaccttcatcttcatctcaccAAACAAACTGGAAAGGACACTGGATCCACACAAACAGGATACAAAACATTTTGAcaatgtaagtaaagtatatGTGGCGTGATACAGGCAAATGTAGGAACCCAAGAACTGCTAATGTCCAGCaaggaaaaaaacattcaatgtTAGAACATATTTTAGATTGATGTTTGCAGACCAATTATACCTAATGGACACTATAATGTAAGAATGCTAACACATAATAACACTCGTGGTTGATTTGTTCTAATGTTTCCTGTTCAATAACACACCTGCTGCTGTCTATCCCATTGAAAGAACACGACACGCAGAGGGCTGTTTGGAACTGATGAAGGGTACGTGAACCACGTGACCGCGTGGCGGCGACAtcaaagagtgtcgcaactctctttttctatggctctgacctggcttaagagttgtgctaattagaatcagctgattaagtgaatggttggaacaaaaatgTGAGCCGGACTTTCTGAAGCTGTACTTTCACACCCAACGTggtaaaatagaaaaaaagttCTCAATTGTTTTGTAATTTCATCTTGCAAATTTGTCCTTCAGTCAAGAGAGAACTCGCTCACCAATGTTGCCGATGCAACATTGCATTTAATCCAAGTGATGAAAAGAACAAAATGCTACCAAAGTGCAAAACATTTTCGGTCCCAATCAGACAATCATCAGTGCAAACAATCTAAGAGAAGAAAACGCCCTTAAATAGACCGCCTCTAGTTGACGCTAGATCTGCAATCAACTAGCCTAGTTTGGTTGAAGTGCGGTTGGCATTCTCTTAAACGGCACTGTCCACCTAATAGGTGGTTGACATACAGCATACATAGATAAtgtgaaatataaaataaaaaagcatattggaatggaaataatgaaaaagaaacaacaaaataataatgttataAACCAACAAGAATGCAGACATGGAATATTCAATGGGATTTGAAACTATAATTCAAGTCCCTAGTCACCATAATGGTGTTAACACTGAGCGATTGGCCTCAGAAAAGTGTCTCGCAACTGCGCTAGTCTGGAAGCTACACGCAaatccctcacgggatcaaaagagtatatactacTTAAATCTGGGTTTAAACCCAAAAGTACTTTCACGCACCAGTGAGTAGGCTAATGCGGCTATTGAC is from Alosa alosa isolate M-15738 ecotype Scorff River chromosome 15, AALO_Geno_1.1, whole genome shotgun sequence and encodes:
- the LOC125308465 gene encoding E3 ubiquitin-protein ligase TRIM62-like produces the protein MRAMAENIRTDDVTSLHNSTAESSEPAPTAAPTPQCTQQDLETVQINVAKHLDNLEGTLVKKMIQKIAPVALDPNTAHPDLILSENLTRMTYVKNNPKRFDKYGSALGSVGFNSGTHS